AAGTTCTGAATCACGCCCTGCTGCACCATCGCCAGCGCCCAGATCAGCGAGAGCGGAATCAGGACGTAGAGCGTGCCGCGCGTGAGATCGACCCAGAAGTTTCCGATGCGTCCGCGCCCGTCGCCGGACCGGCGTGCAATGCCTCGCACCAGGGCAACGGCGACGGCCATGCCGACCGCCGCCGACACGAAGTTGTGGAACGTGAGCTGAGACATCTGCGAGAAGTACGACATCGTCGACTCGCCGCCGTAGCTCTGCCAGTTCGTGTTGGTCGTGAAGGACGCCGCGGTCTCGAAGGCCTGCCGGTCGGGCAGCGCACCGAGGTCCTGCGGGTTCATCGGCAACAGATGTTGCACGCGCAGCGCGACGTACGTCAGCAGCATCGATGCCGCGCTGAAGAGCAGCATGGCGCCCGCGTAGCGCGTCCAGTGCTGATCGTCATCAGCGTTGACGCCGGCGACGCGGTAGATGACGCGCTCGATAGGGCGGAGCCAACGAACGGATCCGTCGTAGACGTGGACGAGGTAGAGTCCCAGTGGCTTCGCGATGGCAAGAATCGCGAGACTGAAGACGATGATCTGGAACCAGCCGTCGAAGGTCATGGATGGCTCAGAATTTTTCGGGACGGATAAGCGTGTATGTCAGATAGACAAGCACGGCCACAGCCATCACCGAGGCGATGGCACTTTCGGCGCTCATGCGACACGCTCGCGGCCAAGGGTATCGTCGGCAGGCGCGCGCTCCGCACCGTCAGCGTTGGACGAGCCCAACCCTTCGCACACCCGGACGTAAGCGAGCATCAGCGCGAAGAACGCGACGGTACCGAGCACATAGGCGAGATCGATCACGGGACAACCTCCTCATGCGGGTTGCGCTCCAGATCCGGG
This region of Gemmatimonas groenlandica genomic DNA includes:
- a CDS encoding potassium-transporting ATPase subunit F, whose protein sequence is MSAESAIASVMAVAVLVYLTYTLIRPEKF